A region of the Veillonellales bacterium genome:
TCTCGATTCATTGTAAAATGAAATACAATAGAAAAATAAACAACCAAAGTGAACACCCGAGTATGATAAAGATGACAAAATCCAATCATAAGGTGGTTTTCACTATGGCTGTTTATCATAAGGATAGCACCTCCACGTCATCTTTTTGACATGTAAGACTTGCGGAAAGAGGCTACATAGAACATTCACTACGTTATATTGCACAGCAATTTCATCGCTGATTATATTGATGGTTCATGCTGCTTGATTGGCTGCTATTTTACCAAAACATTCAACTTGCATTTGCAAAGTGCGTTTATGCATAAAATGTTTCGGGTCTTAGATTATTTTACCGAAATAAATCCCATAGCTTCTACAACCTTGAGACCCGCTTCGGACCGTACATAATCCATAAATGATTTTTGCAGCGCTGTAAGCTCGCCATGGCCGACAATCAGAAGCGGTCTCTGTATTTTATAGGTGCCGTCTAAAATAGTTTCCGGCGTAGCAGCCACACCGTCGACCTTGAGCGGGAACAGCTTACCCTCGTTTTGTTTAGACACGCCATAAGAAGCATAGCCGATAGCATACTCATTCTCAATAACCTTGGCAACAAGAGCCCCCATAGAAGGAGCCTGAATAGCCGTTTTGACAATTTTCTCCTCACCCATGATATTTTTTTGGAATACTTCATGAGCGCCGCCGCCAACATCTCTCGTTACGACGACGATTTCCTTATTCGGCAAGGATGGATCAACCTGATTCCAAGTTTTATATTCACCAGAAAAAATCTTCTTTACTTCTTCACTGGTAAGATTATCCTTAACGTTTTTAATCGGATTTTTCTGGTTGACAGCGATAGTCAGCGCATCAATTCCCACCTTGTATTCCTTATAATCCTTAATTTTGGCCTTTTCCTCCTCTTTTACATTCCGTGACACGAGACCAAAATCAGCTGTGCCATCAATAATGGCCTTAATACCGGCACCTGATCCGCCGGAAGAAACATAAATCGTAATATTCGAATCAGGCAGTGAAGAATCTACCTTATTCCATTTCTCATTTTTTTCCGTAAAATCCGTAGCTATTTTAGAAATAACCGGCGACAATGTCGACGATCCGTTGAACATAATCTGTGCCGAGACATTTTTCCCTGCCGGTTTTCCCGCGCTGTCATTTTTTGTGCCGCATGCCGTCAAAACGAATATCATACTAAACAAGACAATTACAGCCAATATACTTTTTTTCTTAAACACAATAAATCCTCCTTGAAATATGGTGCGGCTGTTTAATAAACATTACATAAACAACCGTAGTTTGTCATGTTTTAACGTGCCAATATAATATAATATAGTTCGACTTTCCTATTATTGCGTTAGCACTGGTACTACCAGTGCTAACGCCTTTATTATAGCATAGAGCCCCTTACTCATCAATAAAAATTCCTCAATATGTGTTTAACTTGTGATAATGTCACTACGAACAATAATATGCATTTTGCATTTTCTTATGTTACAGCAACAACTGAATCGATTTTCTGTTATTTCAGAAGTCATTGATGACCTTATGACAAGTACGGCTGCTGCTGTCAGTTTAGAAATCAGTAGCGCCAATTGGTATTCGGACAAAATCTTGGAATCACAATGGGACAAGAGGTTGTCTATGTATTCAAGAGAACAATGTATTATTTTTTAGCCTATCATTTCTAAAAAGGCTTGAATGCGGGTTTTAAGTTGTTCTACATCACCTTGAGAATAATCGGTTTCAATATGCAGCAGAGGGATACCGCCGTTTGCTTGCAGATGTCTGCCCAACAGAGCATTTTCTACATTATAGGTATGACAACCCTGCCAAACAATATCGACCACACCGTCCGCATTGAAATCCCTGACGGCTGCGCTGATATTTTTCAGTCGCTTAGGATTCGGACTCATACACGAACAGGGAATGTTTAAATATTTTTCCGCTATCGCGGTAAGCGGCTCTTTGGTTTCATCTACTAAATCAACATATTGCTTCATTCCAGAGCAATTTTCAATATAAACAATGGCAGCGCCGCACTCTTCAATTATTTTCAAAACTTTCTCGGCACCTAGCCCGGTAGGTACACCAGTAATAACAATACGTTTCGCCCCCTGTGGGAAGACGCCTTCCTTCCTTTGAATCCGTTCTTCCAGCTGGGTGATAAGTTCATTAACCTTGGCAGCAAACTCCTTACGGTCAAAAGCAAAATTTCGGGCCCACAATACTTCTAACAAGTCATGCCCGCTAAAGGGTACCGGATCAGCCTGCATGGTATTTGACAACCGCTGTAAAAGAATTCGTTCTTCGTTTAACTCTTTTATGGCTTTGCGTAAGTTATCGTCGGTAATTTGAATACCAAAACGTTCTTCTAAAACAGCCTTTAATTTTTTTACGCTTTCCAACCAATATGCTTTATCTTCATCGGTTTGATACCCTTTGGGCAAACTCATTACATGCACTGGTTTGAAATCTGCCATCAATTCAAACATTTTTTTCTTTCCATCACAGGTTGTTTCCCCAACAATCAAATCAGAAAAATGGAAGTATGGGCATTTGTCGGTTACGGCAAAACCATATGAAGATTTGATAAGCGGGCAAAAATTTCGCGGTAATGTTTTTTCGCCGGCGGCAATCAGTTCTTCCTTTGTTGCGCATAGGGGAACGGGAATTGCACCGATAGCTAACACCAATTCCTGCGGCGCAAATGTACAGTAAAAGCCAACTACCTTTTTCCCTTTTTCTTTCATTTCCTTCAGTGCTATCCCTGCGTTGGGAATAAGCCCATCAAAGCCTTCCATACCCTGTATTCTTGCTACTGTCATTATTTTCCCTCCTTTATTTTCCAAACTAAAAGTTTTCATTCAAGCTTCTGATTTTTCGTTTTTATCCCAAGCCAGCAATGCCGCACCAATAGCTCCGGCAAACACCGCTTGTTCCGGAACAATGACCCTCAGCCCCAAATCCTGTTCCAAGTAGTTTATCAAGGTGGTAATCCTTGACATCCCGCCGGTTAATACCACGGGTACCTGCGGATTAATGCGGTCTGCCATCGCTGCGACCCGTCCGGTAATGGACTTTATAATGCCCGCCAATATTTCATGCCTATCCTTGCCTTGATTTAACAAGCCAATGACCTCGGATTCTGCAAACACTGTGCACATAGCATTAATCGGGCAAGGTGTTACTCCCGCCAATGACATGTCTGCCAATGCACACAATTGAATGCCTAGTGCCATTGTCATGACTTGCAAAAAGCGGCCTGTCCCGGCAGCGCACTTATCGTTCATCACAAAATCCTGCACATGACCAAACTGATCTAGCCGAATAGCTTTTGCGTCCTGTCCACCGATATCAACAACCGTCTTTGCACCAGGGCATAAATAAGCAGCCCCTTTTGCGTGACACGTAATCTCGGTCATGGTGTGCGTGACAAATGGCAAGTTGTTGCGCCCATACCCGGTACCAACCACTCGTTTCAGCTCGCACATGTCAATCTGCCAGCCACAAGCTGCCTCTTTCAGCAAAGCCAACGCTTCTTCCCTGGGATTCCAGCCTGCCGGCCGTATTTGATAACTAAATCTTTTTCCATCATATAATGCTACTTTAAGTGCGGTTGACCCGGCATCTATTCCTGCAACAACCGATTTACTCAAATAAGTCACACTCCGAATAAACGTTATATTATAAGAAATTTGCAATATACTGGGGTCAAAACTTAATTACATGAGTCTCATCCCACTCAATCCCTTCTTTCTCAAGGGCCTTAAGTAAAGGATCCTGCAAATCCACCGCCGTTTTCCAGGCGATACCGCAACCTGCTGAAAGCTGGCGCGGCACTGGAATCAGGCGCCCTGCAAAACCCTTCTCCTTTGAAAGAAACTCAGTAGCCATGGCTTCCGACGTGGTATGAAAGGTCACCACCAAAACTGACCCAGTCATTAACTTATTTCCATCTCGAAGTCATCCCCAACTTTCCTTACAGAAACCTTTTTCCCCTTACCCTCGACAAATTCTTTGATATTGGCTACGGTATGAGCTTCGCTAGCCAGCACTTTGAATGAATCGTTTTCTCCGTCTTGCAGCGCATTAGACACCATCAATACCGGTTCAGGACAAGATAATCCTCGAACATCTAATTTCTTCATTTCCATCCTCCTTATTTATTCACTGCGTTCTTCTTAATACCGATAAAAGCTATTACAAACAACAGGGCGATGCAAGCAATGGTCATAATCTGTCCATTCAACCCAGGGCCGCCAAACACAGCTGCCGCTTCCGTTGTTGCCTTGCTTGCTGCTGAAGACGCTAAGTCAAAATTATGAGCCAATGCACCACCAAAAAACATTCCCACTACGGTTACCCCTGCATCAGAAGAACCGGAACCTGCCAATACCAATTGTCTCAGAGGACATCCCCCCAAAAGCACTGCTGCAAAGCCCACTACATACATTCCTAAAATGTTCCAAGTTATTTGAGCATGAGCAATAGGACCAAAAGTGGCAAATTTAAAATTACCGGATACAATATTATAAATCAGCATCATAACAAAAATTCCGCCGACAACCGAAAAAAGCTTGAAATCTTTCATGAGGATTATATCACGCAGGGAACCCGCAAAACACATTCTGGTTTTTTGCGCAATTATACCAAAAATAATGCCAACCACAAGACTCAGCAACAAAGGAGCATGCATGCTCCCCGGCCCCTTCGTGCTAACGGCAAAAAGCGTAGTCGTTGCACTGAGCACCAGCAAAACCACTAAAACTGCCGGCAAAAAATAACCGTTCTCCTTCTTTACAGGGTAGGACCGGCCCAGACTGAAACCTTTCTTAAGCATGTAAGCCCCTGTAGCTACCCCGCCTATAAAACCAATCAGCCCTACATAAGCGCTAATATCTCCTGCAGACATTCGCAGAACCATGCGGAGGGGACACCCCAAGAAGACCAGAGCACCAATCATCATAAGCGTTCCCAAAACAAAACGTATCATTGGAGAAGAACCCGCCATAGAACGATATTCCCTAGTCGTCAGGGAAATTATAAAAGAACCCGCCACTATCCCCACAATTTCCGGACGGAAATACTGAACAACCGGCGTTGTCTGAAACTTCATCGCACCTGCACTATCCCGTATAAAACAGGCGATACAAAAAGCCATATTCTTTGGATTACCGTTCATCGCCAAAATAACTGCTCCCAGCCCTGCCAGTAACCCTAAGAAAAAGATACCTTTTTTTTCTTGCAAAAAATTCATGACACCCTCCCTAAAAATAATAAATACCTATTTACATCTCGATGATGCGATCTCTTTCATCGCTCTAATCGCAGCCTCCACCTCCTCTTCGTTGTTCATGTGTGAAAAACTGAACCGCACAATGCCTTGCGCCTCCGTTTTGAATGTTTTATGCATTAAAGGAGCACAGTGCGCTCCCGGGCGAGTGGCAATATCATACTGTTGAGAAAGGCAATCGCTGATTACTCCGGCATCTTCCTCACCCAAGTTCAATGCCACAATAGCCCCACGATTTTTTTGGTCATAATCTCCATAAAATTGGATCCCGTCGATAGAGCGGACTCCTTCATAAAACTGCTTTGCGAGCGCTTGCTCCTTCTGGCGAAGGGCATCCATCCCCTGAGCCTCAATATAAGAAATGGCCGCCGATAACCCTGCTATACCATGTCCATTTAGTGTTCCTGCCTCCAACGCTACCGGCATTACCTCCGGTTGATAATGAGCAAAACTATGTACACCGCTGCCGCCCACTAATAAGGGCGAAATCACGCAATTTTTAGAAACACAAATTCCACCCGTTCCCTGTGGTCCAAGAAGGCCCTTGTGGCCGGTAAAACACACCACACTAATATGCATTGCCTCCATATCTATAGGAAAGACTCCTGCAGTTTGGGAAGCATCTAAGATAAAGTATACCCCGTGCGCCTTGGCAATCTGTCCCAACGCCTCTATATCCGTTACATTCCCTGTCACATTAGAAGCATGAGTTGTTACAAGAACCCGAGTTTTGTTTGTCATAGCCATATCCACTGCCGCCGGGTCAATTCTCCCCATGTCATCTGCCGGAACGATGGTATAGTCCACACCTTTTTCAGCCAATCTATAAATTGGCCTAAGCACGGAATTGTGCTCAATAGCTGTAGTAACCACATGGTCTCCCGGTGAGAGCAACCCGCAAAGTGCCACATTAAGCGCTTCCGTTGAATTTTTGGTAAAAGCCACCTGACTAGGGCTTAGCACACCAAAAAGCTGCGCCAACTGTCTGCGTGTTTTGTAGATGATACGATCCGCCGACAGTGCCTGTTCATGGGCACCACGAGATGCATTGCCCATCTTGCGCATCCCGTCTACTACCGCATCAATAACACAATCCGGCTTAACCATCGTCGTCGCTGCATTGTCCAAATAAATCAAAAAACTTACCCCCTATATGATGTTTGAGCAATAGTACGTACCTATATCATTAACTCGCCATAACAGTCTATGAATCCCGGCTAACAGGATATGGCAGGCACACACCCTTCAGTTTCAGGAGTACGCAGGAGTCCGACAGCATCTGCACGGCACCTGCAACAATGATAGATCTGCGGGATGTGAACAATGGCTAATTTTCTGATACGAGCTATATCTGCCTCCGTGGGAGGTACCAGATTTTCGAAGGGAGTGTCATGAACAGGGATCAGTGGCATACAATTCATAACATCTGCACCCCATAAAGCCGCCTTTTCAGCAATTGCAGGAATATGATCCATATTGATGCCAGGTAGAACGACAGTATTAATCTTAACAATCAATCCTCGCCGCTTCAGGCCTACAATTGCCTCATCCTGATGGCGCAGGAGTATCTTGGCGGCTTCGATCCCTTTGTAAATCCGATGATTTATCTTGATCGAAGCATAAATATTTTCCCCGATATATGGATCAACGGCATTGACCGTAACCGTGACATGGGTCGCCCCGACATCGACCAGTTCATCAATATGGTCAGACAGATTTAGCCCATTGGTAGAAATACAAATCAGAAGATCAGGATGGCTGACATGCACAGCTCGCAATGTTTCTAGTGTTCGTTCCGGGTCGCAAAGGGGATCCCCCGGCCCGGCAATCCCCACTACGGCGATATCCGATCTTTGTTTCAAAAGCTTATTTAGATCCGCTATGGCTTCAGTCGGTTCAAGAATACGCCGGGTCACCCCAGGACGGCTTTCGTTGACACAGTCATAGAGACGATTGCAAAAGTTGCACTGAATATTGCAGTTGGGTGCCACAGGCAGATGAACCCGTCCCCAGCATGCACTTGCTTGGACATGGAAGCAGGGATGATTTGCAAGGAATCTTCGTTTCCAAAGTTCACTCATTGGAATTCCCCTTTCGCCCGAATTTGATCGCATCTACGGGACAGGATTTCAGACAATCTCCACAGTTGGTACAATTTGTTTCATCGGGACGGGTTCCCATTTCGCATTTTCGTAAACAAGCA
Encoded here:
- a CDS encoding phosphate ABC transporter substrate-binding protein, whose amino-acid sequence is MFKKKSILAVIVLFSMIFVLTACGTKNDSAGKPAGKNVSAQIMFNGSSTLSPVISKIATDFTEKNEKWNKVDSSLPDSNITIYVSSGGSGAGIKAIIDGTADFGLVSRNVKEEEKAKIKDYKEYKVGIDALTIAVNQKNPIKNVKDNLTSEEVKKIFSGEYKTWNQVDPSLPNKEIVVVTRDVGGGAHEVFQKNIMGEEKIVKTAIQAPSMGALVAKVIENEYAIGYASYGVSKQNEGKLFPLKVDGVAATPETILDGTYKIQRPLLIVGHGELTALQKSFMDYVRSEAGLKVVEAMGFISVK
- a CDS encoding double-cubane-cluster-containing anaerobic reductase codes for the protein MTVARIQGMEGFDGLIPNAGIALKEMKEKGKKVVGFYCTFAPQELVLAIGAIPVPLCATKEELIAAGEKTLPRNFCPLIKSSYGFAVTDKCPYFHFSDLIVGETTCDGKKKMFELMADFKPVHVMSLPKGYQTDEDKAYWLESVKKLKAVLEERFGIQITDDNLRKAIKELNEERILLQRLSNTMQADPVPFSGHDLLEVLWARNFAFDRKEFAAKVNELITQLEERIQRKEGVFPQGAKRIVITGVPTGLGAEKVLKIIEECGAAIVYIENCSGMKQYVDLVDETKEPLTAIAEKYLNIPCSCMSPNPKRLKNISAAVRDFNADGVVDIVWQGCHTYNVENALLGRHLQANGGIPLLHIETDYSQGDVEQLKTRIQAFLEMIG
- a CDS encoding acyl-CoA dehydratase activase, coding for MSKSVVAGIDAGSTALKVALYDGKRFSYQIRPAGWNPREEALALLKEAACGWQIDMCELKRVVGTGYGRNNLPFVTHTMTEITCHAKGAAYLCPGAKTVVDIGGQDAKAIRLDQFGHVQDFVMNDKCAAGTGRFLQVMTMALGIQLCALADMSLAGVTPCPINAMCTVFAESEVIGLLNQGKDRHEILAGIIKSITGRVAAMADRINPQVPVVLTGGMSRITTLINYLEQDLGLRVIVPEQAVFAGAIGAALLAWDKNEKSEA
- a CDS encoding DUF3343 domain-containing protein codes for the protein MTGSVLVVTFHTTSEAMATEFLSKEKGFAGRLIPVPRQLSAGCGIAWKTAVDLQDPLLKALEKEGIEWDETHVIKF
- a CDS encoding sulfurtransferase TusA family protein, encoding MKKLDVRGLSCPEPVLMVSNALQDGENDSFKVLASEAHTVANIKEFVEGKGKKVSVRKVGDDFEMEIS
- the yedE gene encoding YedE family putative selenium transporter: MNFLQEKKGIFFLGLLAGLGAVILAMNGNPKNMAFCIACFIRDSAGAMKFQTTPVVQYFRPEIVGIVAGSFIISLTTREYRSMAGSSPMIRFVLGTLMMIGALVFLGCPLRMVLRMSAGDISAYVGLIGFIGGVATGAYMLKKGFSLGRSYPVKKENGYFLPAVLVVLLVLSATTTLFAVSTKGPGSMHAPLLLSLVVGIIFGIIAQKTRMCFAGSLRDIILMKDFKLFSVVGGIFVMMLIYNIVSGNFKFATFGPIAHAQITWNILGMYVVGFAAVLLGGCPLRQLVLAGSGSSDAGVTVVGMFFGGALAHNFDLASSAASKATTEAAAVFGGPGLNGQIMTIACIALLFVIAFIGIKKNAVNK
- a CDS encoding aminotransferase class V-fold PLP-dependent enzyme, which produces MIYLDNAATTMVKPDCVIDAVVDGMRKMGNASRGAHEQALSADRIIYKTRRQLAQLFGVLSPSQVAFTKNSTEALNVALCGLLSPGDHVVTTAIEHNSVLRPIYRLAEKGVDYTIVPADDMGRIDPAAVDMAMTNKTRVLVTTHASNVTGNVTDIEALGQIAKAHGVYFILDASQTAGVFPIDMEAMHISVVCFTGHKGLLGPQGTGGICVSKNCVISPLLVGGSGVHSFAHYQPEVMPVALEAGTLNGHGIAGLSAAISYIEAQGMDALRQKEQALAKQFYEGVRSIDGIQFYGDYDQKNRGAIVALNLGEEDAGVISDCLSQQYDIATRPGAHCAPLMHKTFKTEAQGIVRFSFSHMNNEEEVEAAIRAMKEIASSRCK
- a CDS encoding radical SAM protein, which gives rise to MSELWKRRFLANHPCFHVQASACWGRVHLPVAPNCNIQCNFCNRLYDCVNESRPGVTRRILEPTEAIADLNKLLKQRSDIAVVGIAGPGDPLCDPERTLETLRAVHVSHPDLLICISTNGLNLSDHIDELVDVGATHVTVTVNAVDPYIGENIYASIKINHRIYKGIEAAKILLRHQDEAIVGLKRRGLIVKINTVVLPGINMDHIPAIAEKAALWGADVMNCMPLIPVHDTPFENLVPPTEADIARIRKLAIVHIPQIYHCCRCRADAVGLLRTPETEGCVPAISC